The Cinclus cinclus chromosome 3, bCinCin1.1, whole genome shotgun sequence genome has a window encoding:
- the IL22RA2 gene encoding LOW QUALITY PROTEIN: interleukin-22 receptor subunit alpha-2 (The sequence of the model RefSeq protein was modified relative to this genomic sequence to represent the inferred CDS: inserted 1 base in 1 codon), whose amino-acid sequence MGWVYLPNPCLEAVSPATSLTSQHLLHSQHGVNVLPNSQKCPRGREVLFSHGXSLLSMRRIMLSFLCLLMHLLQDETASLLVLENQDLQDSIKPQKVEFHSLNFNTTLHWQPGWAREARDSLYFVQYKVYGQSTWQNKDECWGISSHVCDLTHETSDIQEPYYSRVRAALAGVYSNWSLSCRFTPWRETMIGPPMVTVVHSNKSVTVKLQAPRSPYKRKRGSKIPMTNYYDLLYQVFIINNFLDEQHRVLVYEGKEKVIKIQNLRPGVSYCIVARMYMPMLDHSSAYSSRQCTVLH is encoded by the exons ATGGGCTGGGTTTACCTTCCTAATCCCTGTCTGGAGGCTGTCAGTCCTGCAACTTCCCTGACTTCCCAGCATCTCCTCCACAGCCAGCATGGGGTGAACGTGCTGCCCAACAGCCAGAA ATGCCCAAGAGGAAGAGAGGTGCTTTTCAGTCATG ACTCTCTCCTAAGCATGAGGAGAATcatgctttccttcctctgcttaCTGATGCACCTGCTTCAGGATGAGACAGCTT CACTTTTAGTTTTGGAAAACCAAGACCTGCAAGATTCGATTAAGCCACAGAAGGTAGAGTTCCATTCATTAAATTTCAACACCACTTTGCACTGGCAGCCTGGATGGGCCAGAGAGGCGAGAGATTCGCTCTACTTTGTTCAGTATAAAGT GTATGGGCAGAGCACATGGCAAAACAAAGATGAGTGCTGGGGAATTTCAAGCCATGTCTGTGACCTAACACATGAGACCTCTGACATCCAGGAGCCTTACTACAGCAGAGTGAGAGCAGCCTTGGCTGGTGTCTATTCCAACTGGAGCCTCAGCTGCAGATTCACTCCTTGGCGAGAAA ccATGATAGGACCTCCAATGGTAACTGTGGTTCATAGCAATAAATCCGTAACAGTAAAGCTCCAGGCTCCACGATCTCCTTATAAAAGGAAGAGAGGCAGCAAAATACCAATGACAAATTATTATGATCTGCTGTATCAAGTCTTCATAATTAACAACTTTCTAGATGAG CAACACAGGGTCCTGGTGTACGAAGGGAAAGAGAAGgtcattaaaatacaaaatttgaGGCCTGGAGTCAGCTACTGCATCGTGGCTAGAATGTACATGCCAATGCTGGACCACAGCAGTGCCTACAGCAGCAGGCAATGTACCGTGCTGCACTGA